One region of Streptomyces sp. NBC_00442 genomic DNA includes:
- a CDS encoding aldehyde dehydrogenase family protein has product MTSTHAFWLAGREATGDDSFDVTSPWDGRHVASVSVPTDAQVEEAVAAAHAVVEEFAATPAHVRAAALDHVSKRLAERTEEIAQLISAENGKPIKWARGEVGRAVSVFRFAAEEARRFNGGEAQRLDTDGGGVGRLALTRRFPKGVVLGIAPFNFPLNLCAHKVAPAIAVGAPIVLKPAPATPLSGLILGELLAETELPAGSWSILPVANDKMPALVQDDRLPVISFTGSDKVGYAIMDSVPRKHCTLELGGNGAAVVLADWASEEDLDWAATRIATFSNYQGGQSCISVQRVIADAAVYDRLLPKVVAAVEAQVTGDPSDSATDVGPLVSEDAARRVESWVDEAVAAGAKLLAGGKRDGASYAPTVLTDVPDGTTLACEEVFGPVLTVQRVDGEAEAFAAVNSSKYGLQAGVFTHDVQTAFRAHRALEVGGVIIGDVPSYRADQMPYGGAKASGVGREGVRYAMDDYTYERVLVLTGLAL; this is encoded by the coding sequence ATGACTTCTACCCACGCCTTCTGGCTCGCCGGCCGCGAGGCCACCGGCGACGACAGCTTCGATGTCACTTCGCCCTGGGACGGCCGTCACGTCGCCTCGGTCAGCGTCCCCACCGACGCCCAGGTCGAGGAGGCCGTGGCCGCCGCGCACGCCGTCGTGGAGGAGTTCGCGGCGACCCCGGCGCACGTCCGCGCCGCCGCCCTGGACCACGTCTCCAAGCGCCTCGCCGAGCGCACCGAGGAGATCGCCCAGCTGATCTCCGCCGAGAACGGCAAGCCGATCAAGTGGGCCCGCGGCGAGGTCGGCCGCGCGGTGTCCGTGTTCCGCTTCGCCGCGGAGGAGGCCCGCCGCTTCAACGGCGGCGAGGCCCAGCGCCTGGACACCGACGGCGGCGGCGTGGGCCGCCTCGCCCTGACCCGCCGCTTCCCCAAGGGCGTCGTCCTCGGCATCGCGCCGTTCAACTTCCCGCTGAACCTGTGCGCCCACAAGGTCGCCCCGGCCATCGCGGTCGGCGCCCCGATCGTCCTGAAGCCCGCCCCCGCGACCCCGCTCTCGGGGCTCATCCTCGGCGAGCTGCTCGCCGAGACCGAGCTGCCCGCCGGCTCGTGGAGCATCCTGCCGGTCGCCAACGACAAGATGCCGGCCCTGGTGCAGGACGACCGCCTCCCGGTCATCTCCTTCACCGGCTCCGACAAGGTCGGCTACGCGATCATGGACTCCGTGCCGCGCAAGCACTGCACCCTGGAGCTCGGCGGCAACGGCGCGGCCGTCGTGCTCGCCGACTGGGCCTCCGAAGAGGACCTGGACTGGGCGGCGACCCGCATCGCCACCTTCTCCAACTACCAGGGCGGCCAGTCCTGCATCTCCGTGCAGCGCGTGATCGCGGACGCCGCCGTGTACGACCGGCTGCTCCCGAAGGTCGTCGCCGCGGTCGAGGCACAGGTCACCGGCGACCCGTCCGACTCCGCCACCGACGTCGGCCCGCTGGTCAGCGAGGACGCCGCCCGGCGCGTCGAGTCCTGGGTGGACGAGGCCGTCGCGGCCGGAGCCAAGCTGCTCGCCGGAGGCAAGCGCGACGGCGCCTCCTACGCGCCGACCGTGCTCACCGACGTCCCGGACGGCACCACCCTGGCCTGCGAGGAGGTCTTCGGGCCGGTCCTGACCGTACAGAGGGTGGACGGCGAGGCCGAGGCGTTCGCCGCGGTCAACTCCTCCAAGTACGGCCTCCAGGCAGGGGTGTTCACGCACGACGTGCAGACCGCCTTCCGCGCCCACCGCGCCCTCGAGGTCGGCGGCGTGATCATCGGCGACGTGCCGTCCTACCGCGCCGACCAGATGCCGTACGGCGGCGCCAAGGCCTCCGGCGTCGGCCGCGAGGGCGTCCGCTACGCGATGGACGACTACACCTACGAGCGCGTCCTCGTCCTGACGGGCCTCGCCCTGTAG
- a CDS encoding PucR family transcriptional regulator: MPPTLASLIQHSALKLTVRAGEDQLDRPVRWAHVSELADPVPYMEGGELLLTTAMTLAADDPQAMRRYVRRLARAGVVGLGFAIGVNYDTVPSALLDAAREEGLPLLEVPRRTPFLAISKAVSAAISAEQYRAVTAGFEAQRELTRAALADGPAVLVAKLATHVDGWAALYDASGAVVAAAPEWAARRAARLTADVARLRERPAPASAVVGGADEASGDRVELQSLGTGRRVRGALAVGTGAPLGTAERYAVHSAVALLTLTTERSRSLQAAEQRLGAAVLRMLLSGQQDHARAVAGDLYGGLLDAPFRLAIAEPASEGVTAGLGALTETMESAAARGGETVLVVPEAGRLVVLAADGGEAVAACLAHENAEGEELVVGLSAPAGPIAAASAYKQAEQALSVARRRGKPLVEHEELVAGSVLPLLADDAVRAFADGMLRALYEHDATGRGDLVASLRAWLSRHGQWDAAAADLGVHRHTLRYRMRRVEEILGRSLDDPDVRMELWLALKATSAPDPE, translated from the coding sequence ATGCCGCCCACGCTCGCCTCGCTCATCCAGCACTCGGCGCTCAAGCTCACCGTGCGCGCGGGGGAGGACCAGCTGGACCGCCCGGTGCGCTGGGCCCACGTCAGCGAACTCGCCGACCCCGTCCCGTACATGGAGGGCGGCGAACTGCTGCTCACCACCGCGATGACCCTCGCGGCCGACGACCCCCAGGCGATGCGCCGCTACGTGCGCCGCCTCGCCAGGGCCGGGGTCGTCGGGCTCGGCTTCGCGATCGGCGTCAACTACGACACCGTGCCGAGCGCCCTGCTCGACGCGGCACGGGAGGAGGGGCTCCCGCTCCTCGAAGTGCCCCGGCGCACCCCGTTCCTCGCCATTTCCAAGGCGGTCTCGGCGGCGATCTCGGCCGAGCAGTACCGCGCGGTGACCGCCGGGTTCGAGGCCCAGCGCGAGCTGACGCGGGCCGCGCTCGCCGACGGCCCCGCCGTGCTCGTCGCCAAGCTCGCCACCCACGTCGACGGCTGGGCCGCCCTGTACGACGCCTCCGGGGCGGTCGTGGCCGCGGCGCCCGAATGGGCCGCCCGCCGGGCCGCCCGGCTCACCGCGGACGTCGCCCGGCTGCGCGAGCGCCCGGCCCCGGCGAGCGCGGTCGTCGGCGGCGCAGACGAGGCATCCGGCGACCGCGTCGAACTCCAGTCACTGGGCACCGGGCGACGGGTGCGCGGCGCGCTCGCCGTCGGTACGGGCGCTCCGCTCGGCACGGCCGAGCGGTACGCGGTGCACTCCGCGGTCGCCCTGCTCACCCTCACCACGGAACGCTCCCGCTCGCTCCAGGCCGCCGAGCAGCGGCTGGGCGCCGCTGTGCTGCGGATGCTCCTCTCCGGCCAGCAGGACCACGCCCGCGCCGTCGCGGGGGACCTGTACGGCGGACTCCTGGACGCGCCGTTCCGCCTCGCCATCGCCGAACCCGCGAGCGAGGGCGTGACGGCCGGGCTCGGGGCGCTGACCGAGACCATGGAGTCGGCGGCCGCCCGCGGCGGCGAGACGGTGCTCGTGGTGCCGGAGGCCGGGCGGCTCGTGGTGCTCGCGGCCGACGGCGGCGAGGCCGTCGCCGCCTGCCTCGCCCACGAGAACGCCGAGGGCGAGGAGCTCGTCGTCGGCCTCTCGGCGCCGGCCGGCCCGATAGCCGCGGCCTCCGCGTACAAACAGGCCGAGCAGGCACTGTCGGTCGCCCGCCGCCGCGGCAAGCCGCTCGTCGAACACGAGGAGCTCGTTGCGGGCTCCGTGCTGCCGCTGCTCGCGGACGACGCGGTACGGGCGTTCGCGGACGGGATGCTCCGGGCGCTGTACGAGCACGACGCGACCGGGCGGGGCGACCTGGTGGCCTCGCTGCGGGCGTGGCTCTCGCGGCACGGGCAGTGGGACGCGGCGGCCGCGGACCTGGGTGTGCACCGGCACACCCTGCGGTACCGCATGCGCCGCGTGGAGGAGATCCTGGGCCGCTCCCTCGACGACCCGGACGTCCGCATGGAGCTGTGGCTCGCCCTGAAGGCGACGTCCGCCCCCGACCCGGAGTGA